The genomic window GAACGTGCCGTCAGGCTTGAAGAGAACCCGCCAGTGCTCGCCGCTCTTCCCGGTGTCGACCACCACCGCCACGGGCTTCACCGAGAAGACCGAGACGAACCCGATGCCGAACTTCCCGATCTTGGTGAGGTCGTCTTCTTTCGATGATGAGAAGAGACGGGTGAGCTGGGTGTCGATGATGCGTCGATCCATGCCCTCGCCGTAGTCGATGACCCGGGCCACCGCGACGCCTTCGGCGGGGCGGTTCTCGACCTCCACGTCGACGCGGCTGCTGCCCGCGTCGATGGCGTTCTGCGTCGATGGCGTTCTGCACGAGCTCGCGATAGAAGCAGAGGTCCTGGCTGAACTGGTTGACCAGGTTCTGCAGCGTGTCGCTGACGTAGCTGTCTGCTGGCGAAGCGCTCTGCTCACGCGCCATCGGTGGCCCTCCGCGCTGCGTCGTGCGCGGTCATCTGGAAGACGATCTCGCGCACCCGCGCCTCGAATCGCTCGCGCTCCGCACGCGCCTCGGCGTCGCGCTCGAAGCGCAGGTAGTGGCCGATGATCTCGTTCACACGCGCGGCCTCGACAGAACGAGAGAACTGCGCGATCATGGCGCGTCGCTCGTCGAGGGGGGCGGTGAAGTAGGCGTCGGGGTACTCGAAGCTCTCGATCTCGGTGATCACCCGTCGGGTGATGTTCTCGACCGCCCGACCAGAGAGGCCGCCGTCGATGCAGGCCTGCCCGAGCTCACGCCACTGCGCGTCGGTGATGGGGAGGTGCGCGCGGTGGTGCCCCAGCTTCTTGTCGCGCATGAGGGTGACAAAGTCGTCGGCGCTGGCGGCCCCGCGCAGGTGGAACGGATCCTGGGTGATGCGGCTGATGGTGGCGGTGTCCATGTTCAGGGTGTTCGCGTCGGTGAGCATGAACCACTGACCGTTCTTGGGAATCACCGTGCCGTCGAAGATGCCGAACGAGGCCCCCAGGATGTTCTTCTCTTCAGAGCGCAGACCCGCCTCTGAGCGGGCTGCAAAGGCGGTGTCGATGTCGGGCCAGTAGACCCCCACGACCCCCTCGAAGCCCGCCACCTGGCGCTTGAAGATGTCGACCAGCTGCTGGGCCGAGGCGTTCTGATACGATGACGCCCAGTCGGTGCGCGTGATGACCACGAAGCGGGCGGGCACGCCGCGCTCGCGGCAGTAGCGCAGGAAGTAGTTCCCGATGGCATGGCAGGTCACGGTCTTTCCGCAGCCCGGATCGCCCATGGCGAAGAGAACGGGATTGATGCGCTTCGGGTTGGCGCGGGCCACGAGGTCGAAGCCGGCCACGTCGCGGGCGAGGCGCATCCCCGCGGCGAGGAAATCGGCGTTGCCCACCACGTCGTCGGGCCACACGTCGAGCAGCGTGCTGCCGTCTGAATCGGGCGCCTGAGCGCACGGTCGCAGGCCGTCGAACGAGGTGCCGAGCACCTCGAGACGAAGGCCCCGTCGCGCATGCTCGAAGCGTGCGTCGCCGCCGAGCTCAGCCGCGCCGGCGCCGAGCAGGGCGAAATAGGCGTGGAGCGTTGCGAGCAGACGCGCGTCGCAGGTGACGCGCTTGTTCGGGTCGGCGTGTCCACGGTAGAAGGCGAGGTGCTGCAGGCAGTCGTCGAGCACGGCCTCGTGCAGGCGCTGCGCAGG from Pseudomonadota bacterium includes these protein-coding regions:
- a CDS encoding ATP-binding protein, which encodes MEVENRPAEGVAVARVIDYGEGMDRRIIDTQLTRLFSSSKEDDLTKIGKFGIGFVSVFSVKPVAVVVDTGKSGEHWRVLFKPDGTFERISLDEPVEGTRVEVYLPTRLGGFNDFLRRSEETVRYWCRHAEAEVFFEG
- a CDS encoding AAA family ATPase, which gives rise to PAQRLHEAVLDDCLQHLAFYRGHADPNKRVTCDARLLATLHAYFALLGAGAAELGGDARFEHARRGLRLEVLGTSFDGLRPCAQAPDSDGSTLLDVWPDDVVGNADFLAAGMRLARDVAGFDLVARANPKRINPVLFAMGDPGCGKTVTCHAIGNYFLRYCRERGVPARFVVITRTDWASSYQNASAQQLVDIFKRQVAGFEGVVGVYWPDIDTAFAARSEAGLRSEEKNILGASFGIFDGTVIPKNGQWFMLTDANTLNMDTATISRITQDPFHLRGAASADDFVTLMRDKKLGHHRAHLPITDAQWRELGQACIDGGLSGRAVENITRRVITEIESFEYPDAYFTAPLDERRAMIAQFSRSVEAARVNEIIGHYLRFERDAEARAERERFEARVREIVFQMTAHDAARRATDGA